From the genome of Corallococcus soli:
CGCCGCCTCGCTGAAGAGCGCTGCGGGGTTCATGCCGAACTTCCACAGCACCGCCACCGCCAGCGCGGACGCGCCGCCCAGCAGCAGCACCGCCTTGACGATCTGCACCCACGTCGTGGCGATCATCCCGCCGAAGAGCACGTAGAGGATCATCACCGCGCCCACGATGATGACGGCCATCTCATACGACAGGCCGAAGAGCAGGTGGATGAGGTTGCCGGCGCCCACCATCTGGGCAATCAGGTAGAAGATGACGACGGTGAGCGTGCCCACCGCGGCGGACAGCCGCACCGGGGTCTGCTTCAGCCGGTAGGCCACCGCGTCCGCGAAGGTGTACTTGCCCAGGTTGCGCAGGGGCTCCGCGATGAGGAACGTCACCACCGGCCAGCCCACCAGCCAGCCCACCGAATAGATGAGCCCGTCGAACCCGGACGTGGCCACCAGCCCCGCGATGCCCAGGAAGCTCGCGGCGCTCATGAAGTCGCCCGCCAGCGCGAAGCCGTTCTGCACCGCGCTGATGTTGCCGCCGGCGGCGAAGAACTCGGAGGTCGTCTTCGTGCGGCGCGCGGCCCAGTACGTGATGGCCAGCGTGATGCCGACGAAGAGGAGGAAGAAGACGATGGCCGTCGTGTTGGGCTGGCCCAGTTGGGAGCCCGCGGTCGAGGGGTTCATGGAAGTGCCCTTTCGGTGCTAGCGGCGCAGCTCGTCGAGGACGTGGTCGTACTTGCGGTTCGCCCACAGGATGTAGATGCCCGTCAGCACCCAGGCGACCAGGATGGTGACCGCCCCCAGCACGATGCCGATGGACAGCCCCGGGATGAGCTGCCGTCCCATCAGCGGCCGGTTGAACGCCACGAGCAGGATGAAGCCCAGGTACGTCACGAGCATCGCCACGGTGAGCGCTCCCGCCACGCGCCAGCGCGCGGCGGCGAGGGCCTTCAGGACGTCGTCCTTGGAATTGCCATACATCGGTGTGCCTCCTCGGGAAGGAAAGAGAATGGACCGCCGGGCCATGGCGGTGGGGGCTTCAGTAGAAGAGCTGGAGCTGGGCGGTACCGGTGATGCCCGTGGGAGCATGGGCGATGTCGCCCGCGCGTGACACGGCCACCTCCGTCTTCAGGTTGAAGGTGTGCTTCTGGAACCAGAGGTTGAGGCCGGGACGCAGCGTGAGCAGGTCCTGCGCGTCCACGCGGCCGTTGAAGTACTCGCCAGAGAGGATGGGCTGCACGATGCCGATGCGGTAGCCCAGCTCCACGAAGAAGCCCGTGCCGCTGCGCGGGTTGTCGAAGCCCTGCTGCCAGGAGAAGACGTTGCTCTGGAAGACGAACTCCTGGTTCGCGCCCACGGGCACGTCCAGGAACACGTCCGCCGCCAGGGCCACCGCGTCGTGCAC
Proteins encoded in this window:
- a CDS encoding DUF485 domain-containing protein; translation: MYGNSKDDVLKALAAARWRVAGALTVAMLVTYLGFILLVAFNRPLMGRQLIPGLSIGIVLGAVTILVAWVLTGIYILWANRKYDHVLDELRR